The Nocardioides houyundeii genome includes the window GTGACCTCCTCGGACTGGGCCGGGTCGCGGACCACCCGGAGCACCAGTCCGTGCACCCGCGCCGCGCACGCGTCGTACACCTGGCGGAAGGCCTGCTGGTCGCCGCGCGCCGAGGCGCGGAGCAGGTCAGCCAGGTCAGCGCCGTCCGTCCCCTCCGGAGGACCGGAGGGGACGGACGAGAGGTGGCTCATGGGGCTATCAAACCTATGCCGGGTCGCTACCGCAATCTCAGGGCATCAGCACGGTGTCGATGACGTACACCGTGGCGTTGGCGGTGGGGATGTTGCCGCAGAGCACGGCCGCCTCCTCGTCGCCCACGGTCCAGGCCTCGCCCTCGCCCATGACCTCGACCGTGTCACCGGCCAGCGTCTCGTGCTCGCCGCCGACCTCGTCCGGGCCCAGCTGGCCGGCCACCACGTGGTGGGTGAGGACCTCGGTGAGGGCCTTCTTGTCCTTCAGCAGCGCGTTGAGGTCCTTCTTCGGGATCTGCGCGAAGGCGTCGTCGGTGGGCGCGAAGACGGTCAGCGCCTCGGCGGAGTTCAGGGTGTCGACCAGTCCGGCCTTGCCGACGGCGGCGACCAGCGTCGTGAGCAGCGGGTTCTCCGACGCGGCGGTGGCGACCGGCTTGGTGGCCATGCTGTCCACGGAGCCGGCTCCCTCGGTGGGGACGGCGGCACAGCCCTCGCCGAACGGCGCGGCCGCGGCGGAGCCCTCGGTCATGGTGGACTCGGACTCCATCGGGGTGGACTCCATCGACTCCGACTCCATCGGGGACTCCGAGGCGCTGGAGCTGGTCTCGCTGGCGCTCGAGTCGTCGTCCTCGTTGCCGCAGGCGGCGAGGCCCAGGGACAGGGTGAGTGCCATGGCGGCCAGTCCGGTGGTGCGGGTGATCTTGCGCATGATTTCTCGTCCTTTGCTGGTGGGCGACCTTCTCGGCCACGTGTCATGGGTCATTCGGTGCCGCGGGGCAACCGGATTGCCCGAGGGGCGGAAAGTTCTAGGAGACGGTGACGACGATCTCCTGGACACCGCTCGATCCCGCGGGGAAGGGCGTGGCCCGGGCCGGCGTCTGCACGTCGCCGTCGGAGGTGGTGGCCCGCACCGCGAGCGTGCGCGAGCCGGGCTCGGCGTCGAGCAGGAAGTACCACTGCCGCCAGTAGTCGACCCCGGCGTCCGGCCCGAGCTCGCACCGCTGCCAGGGGCCGCCGTCGACCCGCAGCTCGACGCTGTCGATGCCGCGCTGCTGGGCCCACGCGACGCCGCCGACCACCACCTGGCCGGCCTGCACCTCGGCGAACGCCTGGGGGGTGTCGATGCGGCTGGAGACCTTGATCGGGGCGTCCGTGGCCCAGTCGCGCTCGGTCCAGTAGGCCTGCTCGGCGTCGTAGCTGGTCAACGTCAGGCGCCGCAGCCACTTCGTCGACCCCACGAAGCCGTAGAGCCCCGGGGTCACCAGCCGGACCGGGAAGCCGTGCTCCCGCGGCAGGGGGGCGCCGTTCATGCCCACCGCGACCAGGGGCTCGCGCCCGTCGAGGGCCACCTCGAGCGGGGTGCTGATGGTGAAGCCGTCCACGTCGGTGGACAGGATCTGGTCCGCCCCGGTGTCGCCGACCCGTCGTACGCCGGCCATCGCCAGCAGCGTCGTCAGCGGCACGCCCAGCCACCGCGCCGCACCGACGTACTCGCCGCCGACCTCGTTGCTCACGCAGGTCATGGTGATGTCGCGCTCGACCAGCGGCATGGCGAGCAGGTCGTCGAAGCTGAGCTCCACCTCCTGCCCGACGTCGCCGTCGATGGTGAGCCGCCAGTCGTCGAGGTCGACGATGGGCAGGGTCAGCCGGGTGTCGATCCGGTAGAAGTCGTCGTTGGGCGTGCGGAAGGCCGAGATCCCGTCGTAGGTCTCTTCCAGACCCTCGGGCAGCGGCGGCGCCTTCTTCGACGCGGCGGGGAGCACCACGTCGGAGATCCGGGTGCGCGCCCGCGCCACCCACTCGCCGGTCGCGGCGAGCGCCACGCCGAGGGCTCCGGCCAGCAGCAGGGAGCGGCGCCGTACGCCGGTCCGTGCCGGGTCCGCGGGGCCGGTGCCGGCCCGGGACCCGGAGGGCGTGAGCCAGGACAGCACCCCGACCCCGACGACCAGGGCGACCGCCGACGGGATGAGCACGCCCGCGCCCGCCCCGGGGCGGGCCGCGGCGGTGTAGCCCGCGAGGCCGGTGAGCAGCACGATCAGGGCGGCGCCCGCGGCCAGGCTGCGCCGGGCGACGATGCCCGCGAGCGCGGCCAGCAGCAGGGTGGCGACCAGCACGCTGCCGATCAGGATGGGCTTGTCGGCGGTACCGAACTCAGCGACCGCCCACTCCTTCACCGGGGTGGGGGTGAGGTCGATGACCTGGGAGCCGACGGCCAGCACCGGCGAAGCGTCCGGGTCGGTCAACCCGGCGATGAGGTGGGCGGCGGCCATGCCGGTGATCGCCGCGAGCAGCCCCGCGGGGGCTCCGGCCAGTCTGCTGAAGGGAGCCATGGGGGTGGTTCGGAGCGGACGCGCTCCCGGATTGCCCCCGAGCGAGCGGCTCAGCCCGCGGCGAGCTCGTCCCGGATCCACCCCTGCAGCGCGGCGACCCCGTCGGCCAGCGACCACTGCGGCTTCCAGCCCAGGCCGACGAGCTCCTGGTCCAGCACGCTGGAGGCGGCCCGGACGTCGCCGTCGCGGAACTGGCCGGTCACGTGGGGTGCCGGCGCGGAGTGGAAGGCAGCGATGGTCTCGGCCAGCTGGCGGATGGTGGAGGGCTCGCCCGAGCCGACGTCGACCAGGCGCTGTCCCTCGGGGCGGTTGCGCACCGCGGTGGCGATCGCGGAGACCACGTCGTCGATGAAGACGAAGTCGCGGGTGATGTCGCCGTCCTCGTAGAGCGGGATCGACTCGCCCCGCATCGCCAGCTGGGAGAAGAGGGAGACGATCCCGGTGTAGGGGTTGCTGAGCGACTGGCCTGGCCCGTAGACGTTCTGCAGCCGCAGCGCGGTCAGCGACGTGTCGCGGGAGCCGGTCCACGCCGAGAGGATGTGCTCCTGGGCGAGCTTGGTGGCGCCGTACACGTTGACGGGGGCGGGCACGGTGGTCCCGGCGGAGTGCGGCTGCGCGACGGCGTCCTCGTGGTCCCACCGGCCGGCCTCGAGCTGGGCGTGGGTGCGCAGGCCGGGGCGGAACAGGGTGCCGTCGGGTCGCTGCCACTCGCCCTCGCCGTAGACGGCGCGGCTGCTGGTGAGCACGATGTGGTCGGGCACGTGCCCGATCCGGGTGAGCGCGTCGAGCACCTGGGTGGTGCCCACCACGTTGACCAGGCTGTGCCGGGTGCTCTCGTCCAGCGACTGGGCGGTGCCGGTTTCCGCGGCGAGGTGGATGACGGTCTCGGGACGGACCTCGGCCATCACGGCGTCCAGGTCGGCGGCCACCGTGACGTCCCCGCGGACGAACTCAGCCGCCTGGTGCAGCGCCTGCGGGCGCTCGGCGACCGGGTGCACCTGGGGGTGCAGGTTGTCCAGCACCACCCAGCGCTCCGCCTCGCCGGCGAGCACCTGCGACAGGGCGCAGCCGATGAAGCCCGCGCCTCCCGTGACCAGGACCGGACCGAGACGTGAGGACATGGCGAAGCACCTTCGTGTTGGCCGGCGATGAGGGCCGGAGCGGACTGCGGCGAGCCGTTCGCGCCGTCGTACGCGGCGTCGAGCGACTTGTAGCATACGGGACGGCGGCGCCACCGGGGCGTGGCCGACCCAGCGATGGAGAAGGAGCAGCGTGGCCCCGAGCCCTTCGCGTGAGCGCAGCGTGACCGTCCAGTCCATCCTCTACGGCACGGAGCTCGGAGCCTTGGAGCGGACCCTGGAGGCGCTGGACACCTCGGCCGCGCTGGCCCGCCGCGACGGCCTGGGCGACGGACTCCGGGTCGTCCTCGGCGACGCCTCGCCCCACCGGCTGGTCAGTGACGAGGTGCTGGCGGGCTACCGGAGCCGCTTCGGCGAGCTGGAGTCGCTGGACTACCTGTTCTTCGGCGAGAACACCGGCACCGCCAAGGGCCACAACACCATGGCCCGGCTCACCGACTCGGCGTACCTGGTGACCAGCA containing:
- a CDS encoding fasciclin domain-containing protein, translating into MRKITRTTGLAAMALTLSLGLAACGNEDDDSSASETSSSASESPMESESMESTPMESESTMTEGSAAAAPFGEGCAAVPTEGAGSVDSMATKPVATAASENPLLTTLVAAVGKAGLVDTLNSAEALTVFAPTDDAFAQIPKKDLNALLKDKKALTEVLTHHVVAGQLGPDEVGGEHETLAGDTVEVMGEGEAWTVGDEEAAVLCGNIPTANATVYVIDTVLMP
- a CDS encoding molybdopterin-dependent oxidoreductase produces the protein MAPFSRLAGAPAGLLAAITGMAAAHLIAGLTDPDASPVLAVGSQVIDLTPTPVKEWAVAEFGTADKPILIGSVLVATLLLAALAGIVARRSLAAGAALIVLLTGLAGYTAAARPGAGAGVLIPSAVALVVGVGVLSWLTPSGSRAGTGPADPARTGVRRRSLLLAGALGVALAATGEWVARARTRISDVVLPAASKKAPPLPEGLEETYDGISAFRTPNDDFYRIDTRLTLPIVDLDDWRLTIDGDVGQEVELSFDDLLAMPLVERDITMTCVSNEVGGEYVGAARWLGVPLTTLLAMAGVRRVGDTGADQILSTDVDGFTISTPLEVALDGREPLVAVGMNGAPLPREHGFPVRLVTPGLYGFVGSTKWLRRLTLTSYDAEQAYWTERDWATDAPIKVSSRIDTPQAFAEVQAGQVVVGGVAWAQQRGIDSVELRVDGGPWQRCELGPDAGVDYWRQWYFLLDAEPGSRTLAVRATTSDGDVQTPARATPFPAGSSGVQEIVVTVS
- a CDS encoding NAD-dependent epimerase/dehydratase family protein, translating into MSSRLGPVLVTGGAGFIGCALSQVLAGEAERWVVLDNLHPQVHPVAERPQALHQAAEFVRGDVTVAADLDAVMAEVRPETVIHLAAETGTAQSLDESTRHSLVNVVGTTQVLDALTRIGHVPDHIVLTSSRAVYGEGEWQRPDGTLFRPGLRTHAQLEAGRWDHEDAVAQPHSAGTTVPAPVNVYGATKLAQEHILSAWTGSRDTSLTALRLQNVYGPGQSLSNPYTGIVSLFSQLAMRGESIPLYEDGDITRDFVFIDDVVSAIATAVRNRPEGQRLVDVGSGEPSTIRQLAETIAAFHSAPAPHVTGQFRDGDVRAASSVLDQELVGLGWKPQWSLADGVAALQGWIRDELAAG